One Microplitis mediator isolate UGA2020A chromosome 3, iyMicMedi2.1, whole genome shotgun sequence DNA segment encodes these proteins:
- the LOC130664551 gene encoding serine/arginine repetitive matrix protein 2 isoform X5, which translates to MYNGIGLQTPRGSGTNGHVQRNWAVVRKTKDKVDYKSDDKLDSINKQPNKEILDHVRKRKVELKVAEFTDILEDQGFTASEIKEKISKYREVLMDSGLKAPVPIDEFGRVNVRETHQVAEAQQEKNAKLREAFGISEFFVEGSSLDPERHAREAEARAAANKVYDLVHSPSPAAEEPEPVVAEKKVKRKRSSSSNKKKKGKKHKKDRSESPKEKTKKKDKSKKKKKEKKHKKVEVSSSDSDSSDDSDDSSSSEAESKKKKKKKKKKSKNESGKSKEKKKATSKRKRQSSESSSDSSPERPNKKSKKQQEKSPEKIPIVETIIRETRQGRSPKRQERSRVETPPPRQRESPVRHLVPDKKDRSLDRIKERTPVVVPPPVKRHERRSVSRSRDRGGINDRNRSPRRYSRQQRSQSPRRRRFSRSPRRTARYSRSRSQSRPRYDRYRGSGSRRRPSPFRRERRRSRSRKRSPRRDRREWSRDRRRTRSKSRSRSRRSSISYSPVRKNVDRYKDTQEDKKKLMKPRSVSRGRKPKVVAPRVSLRSSSEDEADVVDDDPKQQEDEEKLKELNTLKRLQSGLAAKARESLGKKVSPVKIKTEKKEESILDIALPADPPKSSSIAQPILRDRSKSKSKSPIQLNITRSVESSRSPSPALPLTRAEAEAAAAATSTSNSISTISTSITTASNVPTIISNTISPVKIHLKITTPPAALLIQERDIKIRSPSESPPMSNKIILRASRSPSTPKKSPVVKKKSYSRSPTRSSSRSVSRDRIKETSRSPRRRSLSRDREETSRSKSRDKKSNSPGKRSRSPSRTKQSPSPVRSKHSRGSRSSSRSKHSVSRSRSSSKKTSSRSPKKVRSRSRTRSESHRSRSRSLSKKSRSRSRSGSRDKPKRSRTRSSSRSSRSSTRRSRRSFSSSSRSSSSASSRSSRSSSSSSGSSRSRSPSIPRRHGSPSFLDRRRITSWSWSDK; encoded by the exons ATGTACAATGGAATTGGTCTGCAAACGCCCCGAGGATCTGGTACCAATGGACATGTCCAGCGTAATTGGGCAGTTGTACGTAAAACTAAAGACAAAGTCGACTATAAATCAGATGATAAATTAGACTCGATAAATAAACAGCCAAACAAGGAAATTCTTGATCATGTACGTAAAAGAAAAGTCGAACTCAAAGTCGCTGAGTTCACTGACATCCTCGAAGATCAGGG aTTTACCGCCAgtgaaataaaagaaaaaatttcaaaataccgTGAAGTTTTAATGGACTCAGGATTAAAAGCTCCTGTACCAATAGATGAATTTGGACGTGTaaa tGTGCGAGAAACACATCAAGTTGCAGAGGCACAGCAGGAGAAAAATGCAAAATTACGTGAAGCATTTGGTATATCAGAATTCTTCGTCGAAGGGAGTAGTCTAGATCCAGAACGACATGCACGTGAAGCAGAGGCTCGTGCTGCTGCAAATAAAGTGTACGATTTAGTCCACAGTCCAAGTCCGGCAGCAGAAGAACCTGAGCCAGTGGTTGCTGAGAAAAAAGTTAAGCGCAAAAGAtccagcagcagcaacaaaaAGAAGAAGGGAAAGAAGCACAAGAAGGACAG atcCGAGTCACCTAAAGAAAAAACTAAGAAGAAAGATAAATctaagaagaaaaagaaagagaAGAAACATAAAAAAGTTGAAGTCAGTTCTTCTGATAGTGACTCGAGTGATGATTCTGATGATAGcag ttcTTCAGAAGCAGagtcgaaaaaaaagaaaaagaagaaaaagaagaagtcGAAAAATGAAAGTGGAAAAAGTAAAGag aagaAAAAGGCTACCTCGAAACGTAAACGTCAATCATCTGAAAGTTCATCTGACTC TTCTCCCGAAAgaccaaataaaaaatcaaagaagcAACAAgaaaaaagtcctgaaaaaattCCCATTGTCGAGACAATCATCCGCGAAACCCGGCAAGGACGTTCACCAAAACGACAGGAGCGTTCTCGTGTAGAGACGCCCCCTCCAAGACAACGAGAATCACCAGTACGTCATTTAGTACCGGATAAAAAAGACCGATCATTAGATAGAATAAAAGAACGGACACCTGTTGTGGTACCGCCTCCAGTAAAACGTCACGAAAGACGCTCGGTATCACGCAGTCGTGATCGTGGTGGCATCAATGATCGTAATAGATCACCTAGAAGATACTCAAGACAGCAAAGAAGTCAATCGCCTCGACGAAGACGTTTTTCACGGTCGCCAAGACGGACAGCTCGATACTCAAGATCGCGAAGTCAGAGTAGACCGCGATATGATCGGTACCGAGGCAGTGGCTCGAGACGCAGACCTTCCCCGTTCAGACGAGAGAGAAGAAGATCTCGTTCACGAAAACGTTCGCCTCGTAGAGACCGGCGCGAATGGTCGCGAGACCGTCGACGAACGCGCAGTAAATCTAGAAGTCGCTCCCGGCGATCTTCTATCAGTTACTCGCCTGTTCGTAAAAATGTTGACCGTTACAAGGACACGCAGGAAGATAAGAAGAAGTTGATGAAACCTAGATCTGTATCACGGGGTAGGAAACCAAAGGTAGTGGCGCCTCGTGTGAGCTTGAGATCGTCGAGTGAAGACGAGGCGGATGTCGTTGACGATGATCCCAAGCAACAGGAGGATGAAGAGAAGTTGAAAGAACTGAATACTCTGAAACGTCTTCAAAGTGGATTAGCAGCCAAAGCGCGCGAGTCACTAGGGAAAAAAGTTAGTcctgttaaaataaaaacagaaaaaaaagaagaaagtaTTTTAGATATCGCTCTGCCTGCTGATCCTCCGAAAAGTTCATCAATCGCTCAACCAATTTTGCGAGACAGATCTAAATCTAAATCCAAGTCGCCGATTCAGTTGAATATCACACGATCTGTTGAGTCAAGTCGGTCACCTTCTCCCGCGTTGCCTTTAACGCGCGCTGAAGCTgaagctgctgctgctgctactTCTACTTCTAATTCTATTTCTACTATTTCTACTTCAATTACAACTGCTTCGAATGTTCccacaattatttcaaatactaTTTCACCGgttaaaattcatttgaaaattacgACACCACCTGCTGCACTTTTGATACAAGAACGTGATATAAAAATTCGTTCTCCATCTGAATCACCGCCAATGtcaaacaaaataatactCCGAGCATCACGATCCCCGAGCACaccaaaaaaaagtcctgTTGTAAAGAAAAAGTCTTACTCGCGGTCACCGACACGCTCGTCATCGCGATCAGTGTCGAGAGACCGCATCAAAGAAACTTCAAGATCACCGCGACGTCGGTCATTGTCACGAGATCGCGAAGAAACGTCGAGATCAAAGTCACGTGATAAGAAATCTAACTCACCGGGAAAACGATCTCGGTCTCCTTCACGGACAAAACAATCGCCGTCGCCAGTGAGGTCCAAACATTCTCGCGGCTCAAGATCCTCGTCGAGATCAAAGCATTCAGTCTCGCGATCACGATCCAGTTCCAAGAAAACCAGCTCGAGGTCTCCGAAGAAAGTGCGATCCAGGAGCAGGACCAGGTCCGAGTCTCACAGGTCTAGAAGTCGGTCGTTGTCGAAAAAATCTCGCAGTAGATCGAGGTCGGGATCTAGAGACAAACCGAAGAGGAGCCGCACTCGGAGCAGTTCTCGTTCATCTCGaag TTCGACACGACGCAGCAGAAGAAGTTTCTCAAGTTCCTCGCGGTCATCAAGCAGCGCGTCTAGCCGTTCGTCACGTTCTAGCTCCAGTAGCTCTGGCTCAAGTCGTTCGCGATCACCATCAATACCCCGACGTCACGGCTCACCGAGTTTCCTCGATCGACGTCGTATCACCAG ctGGAGTTGGagtgataaataa
- the LOC130664551 gene encoding serine/arginine repetitive matrix protein 2 isoform X1 produces the protein MYNGIGLQTPRGSGTNGHVQRNWAVVRKTKDKVDYKSDDKLDSINKQPNKEILDHVRKRKVELKVAEFTDILEDQGFTASEIKEKISKYREVLMDSGLKAPVPIDEFGRVNVRETHQVAEAQQEKNAKLREAFGISEFFVEGSSLDPERHAREAEARAAANKVYDLVHSPSPAAEEPEPVVAEKKVKRKRSSSSNKKKKGKKHKKDRSESPKEKTKKKDKSKKKKKEKKHKKVEVSSSDSDSSDDSDDSSSSEAESKKKKKKKKKKSKNESGKSKEKKKATSKRKRQSSESSSDSSPERPNKKSKKQQEKSPEKIPIVETIIRETRQGRSPKRQERSRVETPPPRQRESPVRHLVPDKKDRSLDRIKERTPVVVPPPVKRHERRSVSRSRDRGGINDRNRSPRRYSRQQRSQSPRRRRFSRSPRRTARYSRSRSQSRPRYDRYRGSGSRRRPSPFRRERRRSRSRKRSPRRDRREWSRDRRRTRSKSRSRSRRSSISYSPVRKNVDRYKDTQEDKKKLMKPRSVSRGRKPKVVAPRVSLRSSSEDEADVVDDDPKQQEDEEKLKELNTLKRLQSGLAAKARESLGKKVSPVKIKTEKKEESILDIALPADPPKSSSIAQPILRDRSKSKSKSPIQLNITRSVESSRSPSPALPLTRAEAEAAAAATSTSNSISTISTSITTASNVPTIISNTISPVKIHLKITTPPAALLIQERDIKIRSPSESPPMSNKIILRASRSPSTPKKSPVVKKKSYSRSPTRSSSRSVSRDRIKETSRSPRRRSLSRDREETSRSKSRDKKSNSPGKRSRSPSRTKQSPSPVRSKHSRGSRSSSRSKHSVSRSRSSSKKTSSRSPKKVRSRSRTRSESHRSRSRSLSKKSRSRSRSGSRDKPKRSRTRSSSRSSRSSTRRSRRSFSSSSRSSSSASSRSSRSSSSSSGSSRSRSPSIPRRHGSPSFLDRRRITSARKRPIPYHRPTPSPQSSPSSSESSRHSDWSSPSRRSSHSPTRSPSYSR, from the exons ATGTACAATGGAATTGGTCTGCAAACGCCCCGAGGATCTGGTACCAATGGACATGTCCAGCGTAATTGGGCAGTTGTACGTAAAACTAAAGACAAAGTCGACTATAAATCAGATGATAAATTAGACTCGATAAATAAACAGCCAAACAAGGAAATTCTTGATCATGTACGTAAAAGAAAAGTCGAACTCAAAGTCGCTGAGTTCACTGACATCCTCGAAGATCAGGG aTTTACCGCCAgtgaaataaaagaaaaaatttcaaaataccgTGAAGTTTTAATGGACTCAGGATTAAAAGCTCCTGTACCAATAGATGAATTTGGACGTGTaaa tGTGCGAGAAACACATCAAGTTGCAGAGGCACAGCAGGAGAAAAATGCAAAATTACGTGAAGCATTTGGTATATCAGAATTCTTCGTCGAAGGGAGTAGTCTAGATCCAGAACGACATGCACGTGAAGCAGAGGCTCGTGCTGCTGCAAATAAAGTGTACGATTTAGTCCACAGTCCAAGTCCGGCAGCAGAAGAACCTGAGCCAGTGGTTGCTGAGAAAAAAGTTAAGCGCAAAAGAtccagcagcagcaacaaaaAGAAGAAGGGAAAGAAGCACAAGAAGGACAG atcCGAGTCACCTAAAGAAAAAACTAAGAAGAAAGATAAATctaagaagaaaaagaaagagaAGAAACATAAAAAAGTTGAAGTCAGTTCTTCTGATAGTGACTCGAGTGATGATTCTGATGATAGcag ttcTTCAGAAGCAGagtcgaaaaaaaagaaaaagaagaaaaagaagaagtcGAAAAATGAAAGTGGAAAAAGTAAAGag aagaAAAAGGCTACCTCGAAACGTAAACGTCAATCATCTGAAAGTTCATCTGACTC TTCTCCCGAAAgaccaaataaaaaatcaaagaagcAACAAgaaaaaagtcctgaaaaaattCCCATTGTCGAGACAATCATCCGCGAAACCCGGCAAGGACGTTCACCAAAACGACAGGAGCGTTCTCGTGTAGAGACGCCCCCTCCAAGACAACGAGAATCACCAGTACGTCATTTAGTACCGGATAAAAAAGACCGATCATTAGATAGAATAAAAGAACGGACACCTGTTGTGGTACCGCCTCCAGTAAAACGTCACGAAAGACGCTCGGTATCACGCAGTCGTGATCGTGGTGGCATCAATGATCGTAATAGATCACCTAGAAGATACTCAAGACAGCAAAGAAGTCAATCGCCTCGACGAAGACGTTTTTCACGGTCGCCAAGACGGACAGCTCGATACTCAAGATCGCGAAGTCAGAGTAGACCGCGATATGATCGGTACCGAGGCAGTGGCTCGAGACGCAGACCTTCCCCGTTCAGACGAGAGAGAAGAAGATCTCGTTCACGAAAACGTTCGCCTCGTAGAGACCGGCGCGAATGGTCGCGAGACCGTCGACGAACGCGCAGTAAATCTAGAAGTCGCTCCCGGCGATCTTCTATCAGTTACTCGCCTGTTCGTAAAAATGTTGACCGTTACAAGGACACGCAGGAAGATAAGAAGAAGTTGATGAAACCTAGATCTGTATCACGGGGTAGGAAACCAAAGGTAGTGGCGCCTCGTGTGAGCTTGAGATCGTCGAGTGAAGACGAGGCGGATGTCGTTGACGATGATCCCAAGCAACAGGAGGATGAAGAGAAGTTGAAAGAACTGAATACTCTGAAACGTCTTCAAAGTGGATTAGCAGCCAAAGCGCGCGAGTCACTAGGGAAAAAAGTTAGTcctgttaaaataaaaacagaaaaaaaagaagaaagtaTTTTAGATATCGCTCTGCCTGCTGATCCTCCGAAAAGTTCATCAATCGCTCAACCAATTTTGCGAGACAGATCTAAATCTAAATCCAAGTCGCCGATTCAGTTGAATATCACACGATCTGTTGAGTCAAGTCGGTCACCTTCTCCCGCGTTGCCTTTAACGCGCGCTGAAGCTgaagctgctgctgctgctactTCTACTTCTAATTCTATTTCTACTATTTCTACTTCAATTACAACTGCTTCGAATGTTCccacaattatttcaaatactaTTTCACCGgttaaaattcatttgaaaattacgACACCACCTGCTGCACTTTTGATACAAGAACGTGATATAAAAATTCGTTCTCCATCTGAATCACCGCCAATGtcaaacaaaataatactCCGAGCATCACGATCCCCGAGCACaccaaaaaaaagtcctgTTGTAAAGAAAAAGTCTTACTCGCGGTCACCGACACGCTCGTCATCGCGATCAGTGTCGAGAGACCGCATCAAAGAAACTTCAAGATCACCGCGACGTCGGTCATTGTCACGAGATCGCGAAGAAACGTCGAGATCAAAGTCACGTGATAAGAAATCTAACTCACCGGGAAAACGATCTCGGTCTCCTTCACGGACAAAACAATCGCCGTCGCCAGTGAGGTCCAAACATTCTCGCGGCTCAAGATCCTCGTCGAGATCAAAGCATTCAGTCTCGCGATCACGATCCAGTTCCAAGAAAACCAGCTCGAGGTCTCCGAAGAAAGTGCGATCCAGGAGCAGGACCAGGTCCGAGTCTCACAGGTCTAGAAGTCGGTCGTTGTCGAAAAAATCTCGCAGTAGATCGAGGTCGGGATCTAGAGACAAACCGAAGAGGAGCCGCACTCGGAGCAGTTCTCGTTCATCTCGaag TTCGACACGACGCAGCAGAAGAAGTTTCTCAAGTTCCTCGCGGTCATCAAGCAGCGCGTCTAGCCGTTCGTCACGTTCTAGCTCCAGTAGCTCTGGCTCAAGTCGTTCGCGATCACCATCAATACCCCGACGTCACGGCTCACCGAGTTTCCTCGATCGACGTCGTATCACCAG TGCTAGAAAACGACCGATACCATATCACCGGCCAACACCATCGCCACAGTCATCACCAAGTAGCAGTGAAAGCAGCAGACACAGCGACTGGTCGAGTCCCAGTAGAAGGTCTAGTCATTCACCAACACGAAGTCCATCTTACTCTCGttag
- the LOC130664551 gene encoding serine/arginine repetitive matrix protein 2 isoform X4 yields MYNGIGLQTPRGSGTNGHVQRNWAVVRKTKDKVDYKSDDKLDSINKQPNKEILDHVRKRKVELKVAEFTDILEDQGFTASEIKEKISKYREVLMDSGLKAPVPIDEFGRVNVRETHQVAEAQQEKNAKLREAFGISEFFVEGSSLDPERHAREAEARAAANKVYDLVHSPSPAAEEPEPVVAEKKVKRKRSSSSNKKKKGKKHKKDRSESPKEKTKKKDKSKKKKKEKKHKKVEVSSSDSDSSDDSDDSSSSEAESKKKKKKKKKKSKNESGKSKEKKKATSKRKRQSSESSSDSSPERPNKKSKKQQEKSPEKIPIVETIIRETRQGRSPKRQERSRVETPPPRQRESPVRHLVPDKKDRSLDRIKERTPVVVPPPVKRHERRSVSRSRDRGGINDRNRSPRRYSRQQRSQSPRRRRFSRSPRRTARYSRSRSQSRPRYDRYRGSGSRRRPSPFRRERRRSRSRKRSPRRDRREWSRDRRRTRSKSRSRSRRSSISYSPVRKNVDRYKDTQEDKKKLMKPRSVSRGRKPKVVAPRVSLRSSSEDEADVVDDDPKQQEDEEKLKELNTLKRLQSGLAAKARESLGKKVSPVKIKTEKKEESILDIALPADPPKSSSIAQPILRDRSKSKSKSPIQLNITRSVESSRSPSPALPLTRAEAEAAAAATSTSNSISTISTSITTASNVPTIISNTISPVKIHLKITTPPAALLIQERDIKIRSPSESPPMSNKIILRASRSPSTPKKSPVVKKKSYSRSPTRSSSRSVSRDRIKETSRSPRRRSLSRDREETSRSKSRDKKSNSPGKRSRSPSRTKQSPSPVRSKHSRGSRSSSRSKHSVSRSRSSSKKTSSRSPKKVRSRSRTRSESHRSRSRSLSKKSRSRSRSGSRDKPKRSRTRSSSRSSRSSTRRSRRSFSSSSRSSSSASSRSSRSSSSSSGSSRSRSPSIPRRHGSPSFLDRRRITRDRSRGRHRR; encoded by the exons ATGTACAATGGAATTGGTCTGCAAACGCCCCGAGGATCTGGTACCAATGGACATGTCCAGCGTAATTGGGCAGTTGTACGTAAAACTAAAGACAAAGTCGACTATAAATCAGATGATAAATTAGACTCGATAAATAAACAGCCAAACAAGGAAATTCTTGATCATGTACGTAAAAGAAAAGTCGAACTCAAAGTCGCTGAGTTCACTGACATCCTCGAAGATCAGGG aTTTACCGCCAgtgaaataaaagaaaaaatttcaaaataccgTGAAGTTTTAATGGACTCAGGATTAAAAGCTCCTGTACCAATAGATGAATTTGGACGTGTaaa tGTGCGAGAAACACATCAAGTTGCAGAGGCACAGCAGGAGAAAAATGCAAAATTACGTGAAGCATTTGGTATATCAGAATTCTTCGTCGAAGGGAGTAGTCTAGATCCAGAACGACATGCACGTGAAGCAGAGGCTCGTGCTGCTGCAAATAAAGTGTACGATTTAGTCCACAGTCCAAGTCCGGCAGCAGAAGAACCTGAGCCAGTGGTTGCTGAGAAAAAAGTTAAGCGCAAAAGAtccagcagcagcaacaaaaAGAAGAAGGGAAAGAAGCACAAGAAGGACAG atcCGAGTCACCTAAAGAAAAAACTAAGAAGAAAGATAAATctaagaagaaaaagaaagagaAGAAACATAAAAAAGTTGAAGTCAGTTCTTCTGATAGTGACTCGAGTGATGATTCTGATGATAGcag ttcTTCAGAAGCAGagtcgaaaaaaaagaaaaagaagaaaaagaagaagtcGAAAAATGAAAGTGGAAAAAGTAAAGag aagaAAAAGGCTACCTCGAAACGTAAACGTCAATCATCTGAAAGTTCATCTGACTC TTCTCCCGAAAgaccaaataaaaaatcaaagaagcAACAAgaaaaaagtcctgaaaaaattCCCATTGTCGAGACAATCATCCGCGAAACCCGGCAAGGACGTTCACCAAAACGACAGGAGCGTTCTCGTGTAGAGACGCCCCCTCCAAGACAACGAGAATCACCAGTACGTCATTTAGTACCGGATAAAAAAGACCGATCATTAGATAGAATAAAAGAACGGACACCTGTTGTGGTACCGCCTCCAGTAAAACGTCACGAAAGACGCTCGGTATCACGCAGTCGTGATCGTGGTGGCATCAATGATCGTAATAGATCACCTAGAAGATACTCAAGACAGCAAAGAAGTCAATCGCCTCGACGAAGACGTTTTTCACGGTCGCCAAGACGGACAGCTCGATACTCAAGATCGCGAAGTCAGAGTAGACCGCGATATGATCGGTACCGAGGCAGTGGCTCGAGACGCAGACCTTCCCCGTTCAGACGAGAGAGAAGAAGATCTCGTTCACGAAAACGTTCGCCTCGTAGAGACCGGCGCGAATGGTCGCGAGACCGTCGACGAACGCGCAGTAAATCTAGAAGTCGCTCCCGGCGATCTTCTATCAGTTACTCGCCTGTTCGTAAAAATGTTGACCGTTACAAGGACACGCAGGAAGATAAGAAGAAGTTGATGAAACCTAGATCTGTATCACGGGGTAGGAAACCAAAGGTAGTGGCGCCTCGTGTGAGCTTGAGATCGTCGAGTGAAGACGAGGCGGATGTCGTTGACGATGATCCCAAGCAACAGGAGGATGAAGAGAAGTTGAAAGAACTGAATACTCTGAAACGTCTTCAAAGTGGATTAGCAGCCAAAGCGCGCGAGTCACTAGGGAAAAAAGTTAGTcctgttaaaataaaaacagaaaaaaaagaagaaagtaTTTTAGATATCGCTCTGCCTGCTGATCCTCCGAAAAGTTCATCAATCGCTCAACCAATTTTGCGAGACAGATCTAAATCTAAATCCAAGTCGCCGATTCAGTTGAATATCACACGATCTGTTGAGTCAAGTCGGTCACCTTCTCCCGCGTTGCCTTTAACGCGCGCTGAAGCTgaagctgctgctgctgctactTCTACTTCTAATTCTATTTCTACTATTTCTACTTCAATTACAACTGCTTCGAATGTTCccacaattatttcaaatactaTTTCACCGgttaaaattcatttgaaaattacgACACCACCTGCTGCACTTTTGATACAAGAACGTGATATAAAAATTCGTTCTCCATCTGAATCACCGCCAATGtcaaacaaaataatactCCGAGCATCACGATCCCCGAGCACaccaaaaaaaagtcctgTTGTAAAGAAAAAGTCTTACTCGCGGTCACCGACACGCTCGTCATCGCGATCAGTGTCGAGAGACCGCATCAAAGAAACTTCAAGATCACCGCGACGTCGGTCATTGTCACGAGATCGCGAAGAAACGTCGAGATCAAAGTCACGTGATAAGAAATCTAACTCACCGGGAAAACGATCTCGGTCTCCTTCACGGACAAAACAATCGCCGTCGCCAGTGAGGTCCAAACATTCTCGCGGCTCAAGATCCTCGTCGAGATCAAAGCATTCAGTCTCGCGATCACGATCCAGTTCCAAGAAAACCAGCTCGAGGTCTCCGAAGAAAGTGCGATCCAGGAGCAGGACCAGGTCCGAGTCTCACAGGTCTAGAAGTCGGTCGTTGTCGAAAAAATCTCGCAGTAGATCGAGGTCGGGATCTAGAGACAAACCGAAGAGGAGCCGCACTCGGAGCAGTTCTCGTTCATCTCGaag TTCGACACGACGCAGCAGAAGAAGTTTCTCAAGTTCCTCGCGGTCATCAAGCAGCGCGTCTAGCCGTTCGTCACGTTCTAGCTCCAGTAGCTCTGGCTCAAGTCGTTCGCGATCACCATCAATACCCCGACGTCACGGCTCACCGAGTTTCCTCGATCGACGTCGTATCACCAG AGACAGATCAAGGGGCAGGCATAGAAGATAG